One region of Camelina sativa cultivar DH55 chromosome 6, Cs, whole genome shotgun sequence genomic DNA includes:
- the LOC104792783 gene encoding uncharacterized protein LOC104792783, with amino-acid sequence MRSLSSVGLALSIVFGCLLLALLAELYYLLWCKKRSSATRPDFRNDYSTPGTRELLFIFCCSSTTNPSSSSSPSSFSNPKPIGTEQVQSLPPDDGFGNVCGTGHVPSFLFTIMEETVEEMESQDGVVSTKGKSLNDLFLNMESGAITPPYLTPRASPSLFTPPLTPLLMESCNGSRKEGISSFFESSSDAEFNRLVRSSPLSSSNSPSSSSSSPLSRFKFLRDAEEKLYKKRVMEIAETE; translated from the coding sequence atgagatcTCTGAGTAGTGTTGGACTTGCTCTAAGCATAGTCTTTGGTTGTTTACTATTAGCTCTTCTCGCTGAGCTCTATTACTTGCTTTGGTGCAAGAAGAGGTCGTCGGCGACGAGGCCTGACTTTCGAAATGACTATTCTACCCCTGGAACCAGAGagcttctcttcatcttctgttGCAGTAGTACCAcaaacccttcttcttcttcatctccttcttctttctcaaaccCTAAGCCCATTGGAACTGAGCAAGTACAGTCTCTTCCTCCTGATGATGGGTTTGGGAATGTGTGTGGTACAGGGCATGTGCCGAGTTTTCTGTTCACAATCATGGAGGAAACAGTAGAGGAGATGGAATCTCAAGATGGGGtggtttccacaaaaggaaagagtttgaatGATTTGTTTCTTAATATGGAAAGTGGTGCCATCACTCCTCCGTATCTTACTCCTCGTGCTTCTCCTTCGTTGTTCACGCCTCCTTTAACTCCATTACTAATGGAGTCTTGTAATGGTAGTAGAAAAGAAGGGATCTCGAGTTTCTTCGAGTCATCGTCTGATGCTGAGTTTAATAGGCTAGTGAGATCATCGCCATTGTCATCATCAaattcaccatcatcatcgtcatcttcgCCATTGTCGAGATTCAAGTTCTTAAGAGACGCAGAGGAGAAGCTTTACAAGAAGAGAGTGATGGAGATTGCAGAAACCGAGTGA
- the LOC104792782 gene encoding geranylgeranyl transferase type-1 subunit beta-like, which yields MSETAVSIDWDRSKSEEEDDDEEEEEEYSSPMQSFPGPPPPPSANFEKDRHLVYLEMMYELLPYHYQSQEINRLTLAHFIISGLHFLNAKDRVDKDVVAKWVLSFQALPSNRVSLKDGEFYGFFGSRSSQFPVDENGDFLTHNSSHLASTYCALAILKVTGHDLSTIDSELLLLSMKNLQQDDGSFMPIHIGGETDLRFVYCAAAICYMLDSWSGMDKEKAKNYILNCQSYDGGFGLIPGSESHGGATYCAIASLRLMGFIGVDLLSNDSSSSVINPSLLLNWCLQRQANDGGFQGRTNKPSDTCYAFWIGAVLKLVGGDALIDKIALRKFLLNCQSKYGGFSKFPGQLPDLYHSYYGYTAFSLLEEPSLSPLCPELGLPLLAATGI from the exons ATGTCAGAGACCGCCGTGTCAATCGATTGGGATCGATCTAAGtcggaggaagaagacgatgatgaagaagaagaagaagagtattcGTCGCCGATGCAATCTTTTCCGGGGCCACCGCCACCGCCGTCGGCAAATTTCGAGAAAGATCGACACTTGGTGTATTTGGAGATGATGTACGAGTTGCTTCCGTACCATTACCAATCTCAGGAGATCAATCGTCTCACCCTCGCTCACTTCATTATCTCCGGTCTTCACTTTCTCAACGCAAAAGATCGT GTTGACAAAGATGTTGTTGCAAAGTGGGTTTTGTCATTCCAGGCCCTGCCTAGTAACAGAGTTTCACTGAAAGATG GAGAGTTTTATGGGTTCTTTGGTTCAAGGAGTTCTCAGTTTCCCGTAGATGAGAATGGG GATTTTTTAACTCATAACAGTAGTCACTTGGCAAGCACTTACTGTGCATTGGCCATTCTGAAGGTTACTGGACATGACCTCTCGACCATTGACTCTGAGTTGTTATTGTTGTCCATGAAAAACCTCCAACAGGATGATGGAAG CTTCATGCCTATCCATATTGGAGGTGAAACTGATCTTCGATTTGTATATTGTGCTG CTGCAATTTGTTACATGCTAGATAGTTGGAGTGGAATGGACAAAGAGAAGGCTAAGAACTACATATTAAACTGTCAG TCATATGATGGTGGCTTTGGGCTGATCCCTGGTTCTGAGTCTCATG GTGGTGCTACTTACTGTGCTATTGCGTCCCTTCGGTTGATGGGATTTATTGGAGTTGATTTATTATCAAATGATTCATCCAGTTCAGTCATAAACCCTTCATTGCTTCTAAACTGGTGCCTACAG CGACAAGCCAATGATGGTGGGTTTCAAGGTAGGACTAACAAGCCGAGTGACACATGCTATGCATTTTG GATTGGAGCTGTCCTTAAACTCGTAGGAGGCGATGCATTGATCGACAAAATTGCTCTACGCAAATTTTTACTGAATTGTCAGTCCAAG TATGGTGGATTCAGTAAATTCCCAGGACAGTTACCGGACCTGTATCATTCATACTACGGTTACACGGCTTTTAGCCTCTTGGAGGAACCGAGCTTAAGTCCTCTATGTCCTGAGCTAGGGTTACCTCTTCTTGCAGCGACGGGAATTTGA